The Synechococcus sp. CC9605 sequence ATATCCACCAAGAAATGTATGAGAAAGCCATAAAAACTCAACGCTAATGAATGGCTCCGAGAACTTCATATCAAGAGTTAAATAATTTAGGCTTTAAACAATTTGCCAGTAGCAACATAAAACTCTTTAATGCCTAGTGCCATTGATACTTTAGGTAACATTTCAGAGCTTTTACCCAGTCTCAGGTGCGAAGCCCACTTCGGGAGCCCAGCCCAATTCCTTCTACCAGGTGGGTGCCCAATGCTTGCAGCGCTTCTTCAGGTGCTGAGCATCTGTTCTGCCCAATCACTTCTTGAGTGGGTCGGCTTCCAACTTGACGCGCTGCTTTTGAGCAGCTTCAGGATTGCTTTCAGCCCATGCCTTCATGCCTGGGTTTGCCTCTAGATAGGCGTTCCAGTCGCACTCGAATGGAACCAGTCTTTTGGAGCACTTAGGGCGCTTGGCTTCGGCTTCGATAGCTCGCCAGTTGTCTTCAGCATGCTCACAACTGGAGTTCCAACCTTCTTGCAGGGCAATTGATGGACAGTCAGAAGTTTGCTCAACCTTGACGGTGGCACCAAGGCGCATGATTTCCAACCTGCAGCTCGTCCTTCCAGAAGTTGTAGTTATTCCCGCAGCGCCAGCTGGACCTACCAGCAACCAGCGGTTCATGGTGACCTCCGCCCAGCCCAACCCAGTCGCAATAGACACGATGGCATTTGCCTTCGCCTATGTAGGCGTGATTTTCAGGGCACTTGTTACCGAGATACTCAGGGGTTCCAGCCTGAGCTGCAACACAACCGCGATAGTCAGCCGCCTGCAAGCAGAGCTGATGGATTTCAGGGGCGACTTCACCAGCAGCAGAAACTGGAATTGCTCCAGCAATCAGAGCAATCGTTGTGAGAGACGTACGAATCATTAGCCAATTGTTCTCTGAACTCGCCTCAGGTGCAGAGCCCACTTGCTTCTGCCACGTCGGTGCCCAAAGCTTGCAGAAGAAGGTGGGCTGGACGCATCAGGCGTGCTGATTGGCGGAAATTACTAGTGCACTGAAAGAAAAAAACTGCAATTGTTTCCTTGTAAACGAATATTTTGCCGCTTGGACGCAAGGTTGAAGATCTGCTGGTTGCTAGGTTTACATCCATTAGACCCCGAACCACCTCCAGAAGACGAAATGTTGGTATATAGAATTCTGGGCATTGCACCAATTTCGAATCAATAAGTGGACCCACGCTATATTCATCTATGTACTTGTGATACTCGGGAAATCTGTTGTATGTCATTGCGGTGATTTTATCCTTAGGCATCACTTTACGGAGCTTGTCGCATTCAAAGGAAGCCATGTTTATGCCCACTATAGTCTAGCATTGATAGTAGTTGGCAGCAAAAAAGTACTAACGGCAATGAAACCCAATACTGAAAAACCTTTCATTTGAAAAACACGGCTTTTCTTGTTTTAAAGCTTGCTTTGACAGTTTTGGGTGAATGTCCGCCAAAGTGATGGTTGGAGTTCTCTGAACAACCTTGGATTAATTACGTCAGTAGTCCATGCCCCAAAAAGCAGGGAACACTCAAGTCAGTCACGCCGAAGCCAAGATCCTCGAGCAGCAAGACCCGACCCAGACACCTAGCCATAAGGTCCAAATCGCGTCGCACAAGCAGCACCACACTGGGCACCCAAGGCAATGGCCCTCGCCAATGACCAGCGCGCACCAAGGGCAGTGACCACCCCGGCCGCAAAGCTGTCGCCGCAGCCATAACTCTCGACCAAGGGCCCAGGCAGAGCTGCAGGGTCATAACGACCGCCCGGAAGACTGAGGCCCCCTGCAGCACCTTCCGTACGAATGAGCGCACAGGGAGCTGGGTTCAACTGCTCTGGCTCCACCCGTTCACCTGGATCAAGGCCACTGCCAATCAAGGCATCGAGTTGCACCCCCGCCTGCTGAAGCACAGGCAAACGAACCCGCGGGGTCGCGGCCAAAACTGCAGCAGAACGGCAGGCTTTCAACAGACGCGCATCAGCGGCCGTGACGAAGAGGCCATCGCATTCGCCGAGGGCCTCCCAGGGCAGGTCATCATCCAGTGATGGGGTCAGTCGCTCACCGATCACTGTGATCGCCCGATCCCCCTCGCCATCGACCATGCTCACGCCCCGACGGGTTGGTGCTTCCCTCCAGGCGACATGAACCTCCAAGCCCAGATCCTTGAGCCTCTTGACGCAGGCTTCGCCGACCGAATCACGACCTAGAGCCGTAAAGAACTGAACGGGTTGTTGCTGCAAACGTGCCATCTGCACCGCAACGACAGCACCACCACCAGCAGGTTCTTGCAGGGCCCGCAAGGCATGACCGATCGCCCCCGGATGGGGGAGCTGATCCACCGCGAGAAATTCCACCCACTCAACATGGCCAACGACGGCCAAACGCAAAGGCGGCAGTGCTGAAGTGGAAGACAACGGCTGTTCCAGAAAGCTGGAGTCCCATCCTCTCCACACGCCGATGGAAAGTTCCTGAAAGAGTGCAGGGGCCTGCTTGATCGGATGGTGCTGGCAGATCGAACAGCGTCGAACTAAAACGACGCACAGACAGCATTCTGTTCAGGTCATCTCGATGGAGTTAGACAACAAAAACCTGAGGGCGATCGACAACAAAGACCCGATGACCCTTGTTCAATATCTTCTGTTGATCGCTCTGGGTGTGGTGTTCGCCCTAATCTGTGCCTGGATCGGTCCAATTTTGGCAGTTGTTCTCAGCCTTGGGACCGCTGGCATCGTTCTGGTGCTGGTCCGGCGCTTCAGGCCCCGCTGGATCAAAGCCTTTTGGACCTGGTGCATCGATATCGGCCAGAACTTCCGCCCAAGCCCGTAAAAGATCTGATCGGTCGCAAAAGTTGCCAACAGCTCATGTGATGAACCTGCTTTGTTCCTCTTTTTCAAGCATGGAACCCACCGAGGCCTGTCTGATTTGGAGTGCCAGCACCCTGCAATGCAGCTTGGAAACCAATCGTTGACTTGAGCAAATCCTTGAGGCTGATGCTCATCACATCGCGAAGGTCTTCTGCAAGGTGGGTGTGATTACTCGCCTTGAAGTGCTGATCAGGCCAGCGTCACGCCCTTGTTTCGGTAGAAGGCAAAGCGCTCACGAATGGATTCAGCCTCCGGCTTCGGAGTGTCGTAGGCCCACACCGCATTGGTGATGACCTGATCGCCCACCACCAAATCCCAGTAACGGGCCGTGCCCTTCCAGCCGCACACAGTGCTGTGGCTCGATTCACGAAAAAACTCCGTGTTCATCGCTTCACGGGGGAAGTAGGGATTGCCATCCACCTTCACGATGTCATCGCTT is a genomic window containing:
- a CDS encoding PfkB family carbohydrate kinase yields the protein MSSTSALPPLRLAVVGHVEWVEFLAVDQLPHPGAIGHALRALQEPAGGGAVVAVQMARLQQQPVQFFTALGRDSVGEACVKRLKDLGLEVHVAWREAPTRRGVSMVDGEGDRAITVIGERLTPSLDDDLPWEALGECDGLFVTAADARLLKACRSAAVLAATPRVRLPVLQQAGVQLDALIGSGLDPGERVEPEQLNPAPCALIRTEGAAGGLSLPGGRYDPAALPGPLVESYGCGDSFAAGVVTALGARWSLARAIALGAQCGAACATRFGPYG
- a CDS encoding DUF427 domain-containing protein, coding for MQAIFNGTVLAESDDIVKVDGNPYFPREAMNTEFFRESSHSTVCGWKGTARYWDLVVGDQVITNAVWAYDTPKPEAESIRERFAFYRNKGVTLA